CGGGATATTCGTGGCCCATTAGTCACGGTTCTCACTACTAGCGGATCCCTTCGTAACGTAAATATTCCTCTAGAAGTCGGGAATTTTAAACACTGGTGGTAAGTCGATGCCACGGTCTTCATCTTGTGCAGCCAAGGCATGTCGAGAATAACATTGTATACAATCGACTTATCGACGATAGTAAAGTTGATGCAGTGCATTGTTCCACCCACATAAACCGGTAGCATGATCGTGCCTACCATTATAACCGTGTCACCGTCGAATCCGGTGAGAGGTTGAACATCGTTCTCGGACGTCCGCAGGTCGATCTCCATTTGGATAAGCACATCCTTGAAAATAACGTTTACCGAGCTTCCCGTATCGATTAAGATTTTGGTGACCATGCTTTCGCCGATCTCCATCTCGACCACTAGTGGGTCGTTGTGCGGCCCAATTTGACCTGCTGCGTCGGCCTTAGTGAACACGATCGGATCGGAGTTTGTTGTAGGTTACGTACTTTGAGCTAACCATTCACGTTTAACCTCCAATCCCCAGCAATAGGCTTTGATTGAACGAATAGAGTCTCGACAAGTCGCTAGACCGCCCATGATCATATTAATTCTTCGGCTCGGGGTTCTTCTTAAGGGTAGGCGCTGGGGGCGGGGGTAGGGTCTCAGTTCCGTTTTATGCCGCAAGGGCAGCAATGTCATACCGCTTACTAGGGTTTTCATTCTTAGGGTTAAAGAAGTTGTTGTCCTTGTGGGCTGCTATTTGTCGTCGCTCGAGATCGACGTCAATTTGGCCTTTTTTGTAGTTGTCGAGCAATATTTGTTGGAGGGTGCGACACTCTTATGTTGAATGCCCTGCTCGAATGTGGTACTCACAATATTTGTTGCCACCTTTACCCGATGGGTCCCGGATCCACTTGTTGTTCTAAGGCTTTGATGAAGATGCTTGGAGATTTTGATTACTAACTGCAAATGCTTGaactttctttcctttttccaacTTATCGGTGTACTCTTTGTCAAAGTGTTGATGGGGCTCGTGGTGCTCATCTTGTGCCTTCTCCT
The sequence above is a segment of the Camelina sativa cultivar DH55 chromosome 10, Cs, whole genome shotgun sequence genome. Coding sequences within it:
- the LOC104720393 gene encoding uncharacterized protein LOC104720393, with the translated sequence MEIGESMVTKILIDTGSSVNVIFKDVLIQMEIDLRTSENDVQPLTGFDGDTVIMVGTIMLPVYVGGTMHCINFTIVDKSIVYNVILDMPWLHKMKTVASTYHQCCTVTKYEMVQK